A stretch of the Medicago truncatula cultivar Jemalong A17 chromosome 5, MtrunA17r5.0-ANR, whole genome shotgun sequence genome encodes the following:
- the LOC11423447 gene encoding protein SET DOMAIN GROUP 40 codes for MEQEHGSFERFLTWTSHLGISDSPTTNTDQSQHSLSSLGHSLCVSTFPHSGGRGLGAVRDLKRGEIILRVPKSALMTSESVIMEDKKLCLAVNRHSSLSSVQILTVCLLYEVGKGKTSRWHPYLVHLPQSYDLLAMFGEFEKQALQVDEAMWVTEKAVQKAKSEWKEAHALMEDLMFKPQLLTFKAWVWAAATISSRTLHIPWDEAGCLCPVGDLFNYDAPGEELSGVEDVDHFLSNGDMNVVIDEGQIDFNSQRLTDGGFEEDANAYCFYARTNYKKGDQVLLCYGTYTNLELLEHYGFLLQENPNDKIFIPLEPAMYTSTSWSKESLYIHPNGKPSFALLAALRLWATPHNKRRSIGHLAYSGSQLSADNEIIVMKWLSKTCDAVLKNMPTSIEDDTLLLNALDCSQDFITFMKIVKLMSSRDEVYTFLEAHNITDALSFCDTISSKKTRRSMDRWKLAVLWRLRYKRVLVDCISYCNGILDSFMK; via the exons ATGGAACAAGAACATGGAAGCTTTGAAAGGTTCTTAACATGGACATCACACCTTGGAATATCAGattcaccaacaacaaacaCCGACCAATCTCAGCACTCTCTTTCCTCTCTTGGTCATTCTCTCTGCGTTTCTACCTTTCCTCACTCTGGCGG TAGAGGTTTGGGTGCTGTGAGAGATCTTAAGAGGGGAGAAATTATTCTAAGAGTTCCAAAATCTGCTTTGATGACTAGTGAGAGTGTTATTATGGAAGATAAGAAGCTATGTCTTGCTGTCAATAGACACTCTTCTCTCTCCTCTGTTCAG ATATTGACTGTTTGCCTGTTATACGAAGTTGGTAAAGGAAAGACTTCAAGGTGGCATCCTTACCTCGTTCATTTGCCACAAAGTTACGACTTGCTAGCCATGTTTGGTGAATTTGAGAAACAAGCTCTGCAA GTGGATGAAGCTATGTGGGTCACAGAAAAAGCTGTACAAAAAGCGAAATCAGAATGGAAAGAAGCTCATGCCTTGATGGAAGATCTCATGTTTAAGCCTCAGCTTTTAACATTTAAGGCTTGGGTTTGGGCGGCTGCAACG ATATCTTCCCGCACATTGCATATACCATGGGATGAAGCTGGTTGTTTATGCCCTGTTGgtgatttgtttaattatgatgcacCTGGAGAGGAGCTATCTGGTGTTGAGGACGTAGATCATTTTCTATCAAATGGAGACATGAATGTAGTGATAGACGAAGGGCAGATTGATTTTAATTCTCAGAGACTAACTGATGGTGGGTTTGAAGAAGATGCTAATGCATATTGCTTTTATGCTAGGACAAATTACAAGAAAGGAGACCAG GTTCTATTATGCTATGGAACATACACAAATTTGGAGCTTCTAGAACACTATGGATTTCTCTTGCAAGAAAATCCAAATGACAAAATTTTCATCCCTTTGGAACCTGCCATGTACACTTCTACTTCATGGTCTAAGGAATCACTCTATATCCATCCCAACGGAAAACCTTCGTTTGCGCTACTAGCTGCGTTACGATTGTGGGCAACCCCTCATAATAAAAGGAGGTCTATCGGACATCTTGCATATTCTGGTTCTCAACTGTCTGCCGACAATGAAATTATCGTTATGAAATGGTTGTCAAAAACCTGCGACGCTGTCTTAAAGAATATGCCAACATCTATTGAAGACGATACCTTACTCCTGAATGCATTGGATTGTAGTCAAGACTTTATAACTTTCATGAAGATTGTTAAACTTATGTCATCCAGGGATGAAGTTTATACCTTCTTAGAAGCTCATAATATAACAGACGCACTTAGTTTTTGTGATAcgatttcatctaaaaaaacgAGAAGGTCTATGGATAGGTGGAAATTAGCTGTCTTATGGAGGCTCAGGTATAAGAGAGTCCTTGTTGATTGTATCTCTTATTGCAATGGAATACTGGATTCTTTCATGAAATGA